In the genome of Telluria mixta, the window ACCAGCTTCGGACCGAACGGCATCCACAGCGCCGGCATGGGCCCGATCTGGGATGGCGGCACGTTGCCGGCGGCGCTGGCCAAGGTGTCGAGCGACACCGCGCAGACCGGCACCGACGGCAGTTCGGGCACCGGCACGCCGGGCAGCGGCGGCACGTCGACCGGCACGGACGCCGGCGGTTCCGGCGGCGGCGATCCCGGCAAAACAGGGGGCACGACGCCCGGTGGCACAACGGACGGAACGACCGGCACGCAACCGGGCACCGACACCGGCCCCGGCTCGAAACCGTCCCCTCTCCCCGGCACGCTGCTGCCGACGGACCAGCCCGGCCAGACCAACGATCCGGGCAATGACCCAGGTAAAAACGCGGTCAAGCCGCATGGCGACGTGCCGGAGCCGGGCACGCTGTGGCTGGCCGGCGCCGGCGTGGCAGCACTGCTGGCATCGCGCCGCGCGAAGAAGCGGACGCGCAACTGATCAGTCTTCGATCACGGCGCGTCCCGCGCGCCGCAATTCGTCCAGGTGGTCGAGCATCTGCCGGATGACCTCCGGCGGATGCCCCTGCCAATCCTCCACTTCCGCGACGATCCTGAGCGGCGCCCGCGTGCGGTACGAACGCGTGGGATTGCCGGGAAAGCGTTTATTCGTCAGGTTCGGATCGTCCTCGAACGTCCCCGTGGGTTCCACGATATAGATGTGGCCCCGCCCCTCGGCACCGCCCAGCGCGGTGGCCAATTCCGCACCCCAGATCGCCGCTTCCAGGTTGGCGCTGAAGTACACGTTGTTCGAAACGCGGCCTTCCTCGAAGTTGGAGGCGTAGCCCGGGACCAGCAGGTCGCCCGGCTGGAAACGGGTCCTGGTGCCGTGGTAGAAAGGGCCCGGGACGTTGTCGCAGGATTCGTGGGTAACGGGAGTCCATTCTTGATGATCCATACGGCCTCTTATTTCAACAACTTGATGTGTTTAACGAGGGGAATCCGCTCACCGTCGCCCGGCCCGGGGATACGGCCGGCATTCCGTTCGATCGCCACCTCGACCGCCACCCGCCTGCCAACCAGCTCCTTGCGCAATGTGACGACGTCATGGTCGTCGGGCTCGCTGAACAGATCGTCGCAAAGCTGGGTGCAATACGCGTGGATCCGCTCGCCTTTGTCGGTCAGCACCGTCAGTTGGTCGGCATCGCTGCCGCCGCCTGAGAACAGGTAGCCCTGGAAAGTCCCTGCGCGCTCTTTGGTACCGCAGAACTGGGGGCGATACGACTCGCCCGCCAGCATGTCGCAGCCCCGCTCGAACTCGTCGACGATCATGGCACAGCTGTTGGCCGCGTTACAGGGCGGATGCGTCGCCGGCGAGACTTGCCGGCACTGCCGGGCCAACAGCGTCGCGCGTTGCTGGCCCATCTGCTGTGCGCAGGACACGTCGGCTGCCGACGACGACGAGCAAGCCAGTGCGGCAAGCAGAAACGGCAGGCTGTTGATCAGGCGATTCATGCATGAAACCGGTAACGTAATCCTTCATGATACTGAAAGGATGACGTCACAAGTGCACGCTTTATCACTCGTGAACATGCCCTCATTTCGATTGATACGGACCGGTAACGGGCGGGCCGAGCCGCGGCACCGTATCGAGTCCCGTGTCAATCGTCGACAACAGGTTCTGGACGGCGATTTCGAGCCCGTCCTGATTGCACCAATACTCGGCAAGCGTCCCGACCACGTAATACGACGAGCAATTAAACCCGTCTTCGATATCGTTGTACCAGATCGCCTTGCGGCCGATGATCGCAACGACCCAGAATCCGCCGTCCATCTCACCGAACGCCGCCTCGCGCCACTTCTCCGGCACGATCCTGACGGCTTCCCAAAAGCGGAACACACGAGGACTCATCCGCCCCTCGGCCTCCATGATCTTGTCCCATAACTCGACTTCTGTAATCGGCTTCCAGTCCGTCATGTTTACCCTGCCGTGATACACATTTGCATTGACGACAAGTTACCACACCGGAGATACTGGACAGCGATCGAACCGCCCCGGAGGTCTCACATGAAACGGTCCCTGCTGGCGTTGTGTCCGGCCATCGCGCTGTGCGGCTGCCAGGTCATGCCGGACCTGTCCGATACGACGAACGCGACGATGCGCTTCCGCGTCCACTACCAGGCGCCCGGCGTCGGCACGCCGATGGTGGAAGTCACGACCAACACATCCGCGCCCGCCAACCGCTGCGTCTACGTCAACGAACCGTTCGGTGTCTCCGCCAACGTGCAGGATGCCGGCGGCGTGCACTCCATCGTCATCGGCCCGTCGGGCTATCCGCTCGACCGCGTCAAGGCACGCAACAATCCGGGCGACGTCATCGCGATTCCCGGGCCTGCGGATGGCACGCCACCGAACCCCGGCCTGCTCGACGACACCCGGGTCCACGTGCTCTACAGCACGGCCAAGTCCTTCGATACCGTCACGCTGTTCGCCGTCTACGAATTCCGCAACGCGACGCGCGCGCAGATGCGCGCCACGGCACGCAACTGGGGCCCGACGACGGGCGCGTCCGAGGTCTATGACTTTTACGTGGAAAAGGCGCAGCCTTCCGATCCGTCCCGCCAACCCGGGATGCCCTGCGCCGTGGGCAACGGCTGAGAACTCCCATGACGCTCGCGCTCTACGGACATCCCTTCTCCTCGTACACGCAGAAAGTGCTCGTCGCGCTGTACGAGAACGACACGCCTTTCGAGTTCCGCTGCCTCGGGCCGGACACGCCGCAGCACGCGGCGCAATGGCTGCAGCGCTGGCCGCTGCGCAAGTTCCCGCTGCTCGTCGACGGCGAGCGCAACGTCGTCGAGACGAGCATCATCATCGAATACCTGCACCTGACGCATCCGGGGCCCGTACGCCTGCTGCCGGACGATCCGCTCGCGGCGCTGGACGTCCGTTTCATGGACCGCTTCTTCGACCTGCACGTGATGAACCTGGTCCAGCACGCGGTGAACGGTGCGCTCACGGGCGATGCAGGCAAGCGCGCGGACGCCGTCGCGACGGCGACGGAAAAACTGGAACTCGCCTACGGCTGGCTGGAAGGCTGCCTGGCCGGGCGCACGTGGACAGCGGGCGACACGTTCTCGCTGGCGGATTGCGCCGCCGCGCCCGCGCTGTTCTACGCGGACTGGACGCATCCGATCGCGGAACGCTACCCAACCCTGCGCGCCTACCGCGCGCGCCTGCTGGCGCGGCCGTCGTTCGCCCGCGCGGTGGACGAGGCGCGGTCGTACCGCCCGCTATTCCCGCTGGGCGCGCCCGACCGCGACTGAGCGCAGGCGTCAGTAATCCCAGAACACCGGCACGTAACGGTACGCGTCGCCATCCGCCATCACCCGTCCGATGGACGGGAACGGCAGGTGCGCCGCGACCAGCAGTCCGCCGTCGTCGATCAGCTCGCGGAACAGACGGTCGCGCACCTTGGCCGCTTCTTCGGGATCGTGTTCGAAACCGTTCTGCCAGCCGGGATGTTCGAAGTTGACGGGGAAGACGGCATCGCCGGCGAACATCAATCGCTTGCCGCCGGACGCCAGGTCGACCACGCAGTGGCCGGGCGTGTGGCCGCCCGTCAGACGGGCCACCACGCCGGGCGCGACTTCGCGGCGCTCCTCGAAGACCTGCAGCCGGTCGCGGTATTCGGCGAGGAAGCGCGCGGCGGTCGAGCGCAGCACGGGCGGCACCGCTTCCGGCATGACCGTCAGCGAGAAATCGGGCGACGCCCAGAACTTCACTTCGGCGTCGGTCACGTGGATGCGCACGTCCGGACGCAGTCTCTCCTTCACGCCGGGCGCCAGCAGCCCGCCCACGTGGTCCATGTGCATGTGGGTGATCACGATGTCCGTCACGGATGCCAGATCGATGCCGATGGCCTCCAGCCGCGCCGGGAACTGGCCGGCGCGCGGGAAGCCCGGAAACTGCGTGCCGACCCCGGCGTCGACGAGGATGGTCTGGTCGCCGCTGCGCACGACGAGCACGTTCAGCGGCCAGTCGAATTTATCCGGCGGCAGGAACATGTGATCCAGCCAGCCTGCCAGCTCGGCCGGATCGGCATTCGTGGCCATCGTCACGGCGGGCAGCGGCAGCACGCCGTCGCTGACCACCATCACGTCGATGTCGCCGACCTTCAGCGCGTAACGGGACGGCACCAGTTCTTCGGGCCCGTGGCTGGCGGGGCGCAATGGCGTATCTACGGTAAGCATCATGGTCTCCTGAAAGAGGCCCGGGGGTCGGGCATGGATGCATCGTAGAGAGGAAGACCGCGTGCCAGAAGCCACGCGCGCGGGCGCACCGTGTTGCCCGCAACGCACCAGTCACGCGTGATGCCGGCAGATCTCCGTGCAGAAATCGAGGAAGGCTTCGACGGCCGCCGGCGGCAGGCGCCGCGACGGCCGGATCGCGTACAGGGGAAATCGCTCGTCCGGCCAGTCGGGGAACAGGTCGACGAGGGCGCCGCCCGTGATCAGGGATTCGAAGCCCAGCGCCAGCATCTGCGCGACGCCCGCCCCGGCCACGCACGCGCGCACGAGCGCATCGCCGTCCGTCAGCGTCAGCCGGCCGCGCGTCTCGACGACGAGCACCTCTTTCCCGCGGTGGAACTCCCAATCGAACACGCGCCCGTCCTGCGGGTTGATGTACTGGAGGCACTCATGTTTCGCCAGGTCCTGCGGCACCTTCGGCCGGCCGTGGCGCTTCAGGTAGGCGGGTGCCGCCACCGTCAGCACGCGGGTGTTCAGCAGCAGCCGCGACGACATGCTCGATGCCGGCTGCGGTCCGAAGCGCACCGCGACGTCGACGCCTTCCGCCACCAGGTCGGCCGCATCCGGTACCGGCACCATCCTGATTTCCAGCTCCGGATAGCGCGCGAGGAATTCGGGCAGCCGCGGCGCCAGCACGTAGCGCACGAACAGCGGATTCAGGCTGACGCGCAGCACGCCGCGCACCTGTGCCGCAGCGCCCGCGACCGCGTCCGCCGCTTCCTCGATGCCCGACAGGTGCGGCGCCGCCAGTTCGTACAGGCGCGTACCCTCGCCTGTCAGGCGCAGCGCGCGCGTCGTCCGTTCCAGCAGCCGCACGCCGATCTTCGCTTCCAGCCGCGCCACCGAGCGGCTCACGCCCGAAGCCGACAACCCCAGCACCTCCGCCGCGCGCGTAAAACTGCCCGTCTCGACGACGGCCGCCAGCACGCTCATCTCCGCCAGCAATCTCCCGTCCATGGGTCACCTTTGAATTTTGTCACAAATGATTTGCATGCCACCATCTTAATCAAAAGTGGGCACTCCCCTATCTTGTCGTGGACGCCGCGCCATCCCGGTCGCGGCCCAACCAGGGAGACCGACATGACCCGCCCCATCCTCTTCAAGAACGGCACCATCGTGACGATGGACGCCGCCGTCCCCGACCTCGCGACCGGCGACGTGCTCGTCGAAGGCGACCGCATCGCCGCCATCGCGCCCTCGCTGCCGGCCGGGGACGCCGAGATCATCGACGCCACCGGCTGCATCGTGCTGCCCGGCCTCGTCGACGCGCACCACCACGCGTGGCTGGGCGCCCTGCGCCGGCTGATGCCCGACGTGGACGACCTGTTCGCCTACATCGGCGTCGTCGCCGAGACGCTGGGCAAGCACTACCGTCCGCGCGACATGTATCTGTCCACGCACCTGACGGCCATCGCGTCGCTCGACGCGGGCATCACGACGATCGTCGACGCCTGCCACAGTTCGCGCAGCCCGGACCACACGGACGCCGCCCTCGACGCGCTCGCCGCAAGCGGCATCCGCGCGCTGCACATGGTCGGCCCGGCGATGGACAAGGGCGCATCGAGCGCGCACCTGCCGGGCGACCTGGAACGCCTCGCGCGCACCTGGAACGCAGATGACAGCCTCGTACGCGTGGGCCTGTTCGGCCAGTTCAATCTCGCATGGTGGCAGGCGGCGCGCCGCCTCGACATGCGCATCCTGACGGAATTCATCGGCGACCTCGCCACGCTCGGCCCCGAGTTTTCCGAACCCGGCATCCTCGGCCCGCACAACATCTTCAACCACTGCACGCGGCTGCCGGAGACGACGTGGCGTCGGCTCGCGGACGCCGGCGCCAACGTCACCGTCAACCCGCGCTCGGACGCGCTGTTCGGCTTCGACGACGACAGCTTCGCGTACCAGCGCGCCGTCGACCACGGCCTGTCTCCGGCGCTCGGCATCGACCTCGACACCGCCTTCGGCAGCGACATGTTCGGCGAGATGCACGCCCTGTTCCACCAGCAGCGCGCCGCCATGCGCAACCGCCGTTCCCGGGGCGAGCAGGACGTGCCGGCCCCGATCACCGTGCGCGCCGTGCTGGAAGCGGCGACGGTCAACGGCGCCCGCACCGCCGGCCTGGAACGCACGATCGGCACGCTCGCGCCGGGCAAGCAGGCCAACATCATCATGGTGCGCACGAACGGCGCCGCCGTGTTCCCGCTGACGCATGCCATCGGCACCATCGTGCAGGCCGTCGAGCGGTCGGACGTGGACATGGTGATGGTCGCGGGCCGGCTGCGCAAGCGGAACGGTACCCTGCCCGGCGTCGACCTGGACCGCCTCGCCGCCGACGTCACGGCGTCGCGCGACTACCTGCTGGCCGCGGGAGGCATGCATGTCGGCCTCTGAGACGTTGTCGATGTCATCGTCATACCGCGACCGCCCGGTGCCGGCCGTCATCGCCGCGCTGTTCTGCGGCTGCCTGGCCGTCGGCCTGCCGCTGCCTGTCGTGCCCTTGTTCATCCACGACAGTCTCGGCTTCGGCAGCGCCGTCGTCGGGCTGGCCATCGGCATCCAGTTTCTCGCGACCGTGGTCACGCGGGGTTACGCCGGCCGCGTCGCCGACGTGCACGGCGGCCGCCGCGCCGCGCTGCAGGGCGCGCTATGGTGGGCGCTCGGCGGGCTGCTGTACCTGGTCGCGACCTTGCCCGGGCTGTCTGCCGGCGCCAGCCTGGCGATCCTCGTCGCGGGCCGCCTGGCCGCGGGGTTCGGCGAAAGCCAGTTCGTCACGGGCTGCGTGGCGTGGTCGATCGCATCGGTCGGGCCGCAGTGCGCCGGCATGTCGATGTCGTGGACGGGGATCGCCATCTTCGCCGCGCTGGCCGTTGGCGCACCGGCCGGCATGGCACTGTTCACGCGCTCCGGTGCGGGCGCCACGATGCTCGCCTGCGTGCTGTCTCCGCTGCTGGGTGGCGCCATCGCACTCGGTGCGCGGCCGTACGCAATGGCGGCCGGGCCTCGGCTGCCGTTCCACCGCGTGCTGGGCCAGATCTGGCGCGAGGGCGCGGGCCTGATGCTGTCCGGTGCCGGCATCGCGGGCCTGACGGCATTCGCCTCGCTGTACTTCGCGCTGCGCGGCTGGGGGCACGCGGGGCTCGTGATGACCGCGTTTGGCACCGGCTTCATCGCCGTGCGCCTCGTCCTCGGCCACCTGCCGGACCGCGTGGGCGGCTACCGCGTGGCCCTGTGGTCGCTCGCCGTCGAAGCCGTCGGCCAGGTCATGCTGTGGCAGGCGCCGACCGAAGCGGCGGCATTGGCGGGCGCACTCGTCACGGGCCTGGGCTGCGCGCTCGTGTTCCCGGCCCTCGGCGTGGAAGCGCTGAAGCGCGTGCCGCCGGCCAACCGCGGCAGCGCGATGGGCGCGTTCGTCGCGTTCCTCGACATTGCCTACGGCCTCGCCGGCCCGGCCGCCGGCATCGTGGCGGGCCGCTTCGGCTATGGGGCCGTCTACCTGCTCGGCGCCGCCTGCGCGCTGGCCGGCGCCGTCCTCGTGCGACGCCTCGCGTGAGCACGACCTACACTCGATATTCGAAAGGAGAAACACATGGCACGCATCTTCATTTCCGGCTCGTCCACGGGCCTCGGCCTGATGGCCGGCGAACTGCTGGCCGCGCAAGGCCACCGCGTCGTCCTGCACGCCCGCGATGGCGCGCGCGCCGCGCAGGCGCGTGCAGCATTACCACAGGCCGAAGCGGTCGTCGAAGGCGACCTCGAGACGGTCGCCGGCATGCGCACCGTCGCGGCGCGCGTCAACGACCTCGGGCAGGTCGACGCCGTCATCCACAACGCCGCCGTCGGCTACCGCGAAGACCACCACCTGACGGCGGACGGCCTGCCGCACGTCTTCGCCGTCAACACGCTGTCGGCCTACGTGCTGACGGCGCTGATCGACAAGCCGGCACGGCTCGTCTACCTGAGCTCCGGCATGCATCACCACGCAGACGCCCACCTGGACGACATCCTGTGGCAGAAACGCCGCTGGAACGGATCGAACGCGTACGCGGAGAGCAAGCTGCACGACGCGATGCTGGCCTTCGCCATCGCGCGCCGCTGGCCTGGTGTGCTGTCCAACGCGCTCGAACCCGGTTGGGTGCCCACGCGCATGGGCGGCCCGGGCGCGCCGGACGACATGGACCAGGCGCACCGCACGCAAGCGTGGCTCGCGGTGAGCGACGATCCGGCGGCACGGGTGACGGGCCGCTACTTCTACCACCTGAAGCCGATGAGGCCGAACCCGCAGGTGCAGGATGCGGCGCTGCAGGACCGGCTCATCGCGATCTGCGTAGCGTGTTCGGGCATTGTCCTGCCGGACTGACCGCTATTCAAAACAGTGTTGCATCGTTACAAATTTTGAATCGTTCACATTCTTGTGAATTTTGGTGATTTATTCGCTTTTAAAAACGCGTTTCCCATTCCATTTGGAGCGACAAACACGTCCCGATTATCGAATTGACAGGTAAATTGGAATAATCAGTGAGAATGTGGCACAAATATCCGGAAATAAAAGCTTTCCCTCTCCGGGATAAATATGAATTCCCACCGCACCCTCGCTTGCGAGAGGGTAACGGGCACAATTTCACCGTGTTAACATCCATTTATTGGGGTTGTTCATTCATTAAATAAAACAGGACAGGAAAAATTAATGGCGATGTTTATCACCAGCCGTGACATCACGGTCAGCGAAGCGGATGGCTATGCGGATTTCGTGGTCAAACTGAATGCGCCGAGTACCTTGCAGGTCAGCGTGAACTATCGTATCGACGGCATTACCGCAGGATATTCGGATTACACTTATTCCAGCGGTACCCTGTCATTCGCGCCGGGCGTGACCACGCAAACCCTGCGCGTCGCATTGGCCAATGACGTCAACGTCGAAACACCGGAAAGCCTTGCCCTGAACCTGTCCTCGCCGGTCAATGCCGTCCTTGGCGATAACCAGGCCATCGCCACTATCATCGACAACGATACGGCGGCGAGTACGACCAGCAAGGCCAACATTTCCGTACTCGACGTGGTGGTCGATGAAAAAGCCGGCAGCGCGACCTTCGACATCGTGCTCGACAAGGCCGCATCGAGCAGTTTCACGGTGGGCTACAGTACCGCCGACGGCAACGCAACGGCCGGTGCCGATTACACGACTGCCAGCGGCACCGTCACCTTCGCCGCCGGCCAGACGGTCAAGCACGTGACCGTCAATATCGCGGACGATGCCGCGATCGAACCGAACGAAGTCTTCCACCTGAACCTGGGCGCCATCGCGGGCAACGCCGCCGGCGTGGTGCAGCTCGGCGACGGCATGGGATCCGCCCTGATCGGCCGCAGCGACCAGGCGGCCCTCGCCAAACCGTCCATCAGCGCCTCGGACATCATGGTCGGCGAAGCGGACAACTACGTCGAGTTCGTGGTGAAGCTGGATGCCCCGGGCACGACGCCGGTCAGCGTCAACTACCGCGTCGACGATCTCACCACGGGCTATTCGGATTACGGCTACGTGAGCGGCACGCTGTCGTTCGCACCGGGCGTGACCACCCAGACCGTGCGTGTCGCGCTGTCCAGCGACATCGGCGCCGAAACGCTGGAAAGCTTCGCGCTGAACCTCTCGTCTCCGGTCAATGCCGTGCTGGCCGATAACCAGGCCGTGGCGACAATCGTCGACAACGACACGCTCGCGGACACCGGCAGCAAGGCCAGCGTGTCCGTACGCGACGTCGTCATCGACGAGAAAGCTGGCCTCGCGACCTTCGACATCGTGCTGGACAAGGCTGTGACAAGCAACTTCACGGTGGCCTACTCGACGGCCAACGGCAGCGCGACGGCGGGCACCGACTACACGGCGGCCAGCGGTACCGTCAGCTTCGTCGCAGGCCAGACCGTGCAGCACGTAGCCATCGCCATCGCGGACGACACGGCGGCCGAACAGGACGAGCTGTTCCACCTGAACCTGGGTGCCGTCACCGGCAGCGGCGCCACCATGGTGCAGATCGGCGACGGCACTGGTACCGCCCTGATCGGCCACAACGACCAGGTGGCCAGCGCGACGCCTTCGATCAGCGTGACAGACATCACGGTCGGCGAAGGGGACGGCTATGCGGAGTTCACGGTCGAGCTGAACGCGCCGGGCACGACGCAGGTCACCGTCAACTACCGCGTCGACGGCCTTACCGCGGGCTATTCGGATTACGATTTCTCCAGCGGCACGCTGTCGTTCGCGCCGGGCGTGACCACGCAGACCGTGCGCATCGCCCTGCCCGAAGACACGGGCGCCGAGACGCTGAAAAGCTTCGCGCTGAACCTGTCCTCGCCCGTCAACGCGGTGCTGGCCGATAAC includes:
- the arr gene encoding NAD(+)--rifampin ADP-ribosyltransferase, with the translated sequence MDHQEWTPVTHESCDNVPGPFYHGTRTRFQPGDLLVPGYASNFEEGRVSNNVYFSANLEAAIWGAELATALGGAEGRGHIYIVEPTGTFEDDPNLTNKRFPGNPTRSYRTRAPLRIVAEVEDWQGHPPEVIRQMLDHLDELRRAGRAVIED
- a CDS encoding glutathione S-transferase family protein, which encodes MTLALYGHPFSSYTQKVLVALYENDTPFEFRCLGPDTPQHAAQWLQRWPLRKFPLLVDGERNVVETSIIIEYLHLTHPGPVRLLPDDPLAALDVRFMDRFFDLHVMNLVQHAVNGALTGDAGKRADAVATATEKLELAYGWLEGCLAGRTWTAGDTFSLADCAAAPALFYADWTHPIAERYPTLRAYRARLLARPSFARAVDEARSYRPLFPLGAPDRD
- a CDS encoding MBL fold metallo-hydrolase: MMLTVDTPLRPASHGPEELVPSRYALKVGDIDVMVVSDGVLPLPAVTMATNADPAELAGWLDHMFLPPDKFDWPLNVLVVRSGDQTILVDAGVGTQFPGFPRAGQFPARLEAIGIDLASVTDIVITHMHMDHVGGLLAPGVKERLRPDVRIHVTDAEVKFWASPDFSLTVMPEAVPPVLRSTAARFLAEYRDRLQVFEERREVAPGVVARLTGGHTPGHCVVDLASGGKRLMFAGDAVFPVNFEHPGWQNGFEHDPEEAAKVRDRLFRELIDDGGLLVAAHLPFPSIGRVMADGDAYRYVPVFWDY
- a CDS encoding LysR family transcriptional regulator — encoded protein: MDGRLLAEMSVLAAVVETGSFTRAAEVLGLSASGVSRSVARLEAKIGVRLLERTTRALRLTGEGTRLYELAAPHLSGIEEAADAVAGAAAQVRGVLRVSLNPLFVRYVLAPRLPEFLARYPELEIRMVPVPDAADLVAEGVDVAVRFGPQPASSMSSRLLLNTRVLTVAAPAYLKRHGRPKVPQDLAKHECLQYINPQDGRVFDWEFHRGKEVLVVETRGRLTLTDGDALVRACVAGAGVAQMLALGFESLITGGALVDLFPDWPDERFPLYAIRPSRRLPPAAVEAFLDFCTEICRHHA
- a CDS encoding amidohydrolase family protein; its protein translation is MTRPILFKNGTIVTMDAAVPDLATGDVLVEGDRIAAIAPSLPAGDAEIIDATGCIVLPGLVDAHHHAWLGALRRLMPDVDDLFAYIGVVAETLGKHYRPRDMYLSTHLTAIASLDAGITTIVDACHSSRSPDHTDAALDALAASGIRALHMVGPAMDKGASSAHLPGDLERLARTWNADDSLVRVGLFGQFNLAWWQAARRLDMRILTEFIGDLATLGPEFSEPGILGPHNIFNHCTRLPETTWRRLADAGANVTVNPRSDALFGFDDDSFAYQRAVDHGLSPALGIDLDTAFGSDMFGEMHALFHQQRAAMRNRRSRGEQDVPAPITVRAVLEAATVNGARTAGLERTIGTLAPGKQANIIMVRTNGAAVFPLTHAIGTIVQAVERSDVDMVMVAGRLRKRNGTLPGVDLDRLAADVTASRDYLLAAGGMHVGL
- a CDS encoding arabinose transporter, producing MSSSYRDRPVPAVIAALFCGCLAVGLPLPVVPLFIHDSLGFGSAVVGLAIGIQFLATVVTRGYAGRVADVHGGRRAALQGALWWALGGLLYLVATLPGLSAGASLAILVAGRLAAGFGESQFVTGCVAWSIASVGPQCAGMSMSWTGIAIFAALAVGAPAGMALFTRSGAGATMLACVLSPLLGGAIALGARPYAMAAGPRLPFHRVLGQIWREGAGLMLSGAGIAGLTAFASLYFALRGWGHAGLVMTAFGTGFIAVRLVLGHLPDRVGGYRVALWSLAVEAVGQVMLWQAPTEAAALAGALVTGLGCALVFPALGVEALKRVPPANRGSAMGAFVAFLDIAYGLAGPAAGIVAGRFGYGAVYLLGAACALAGAVLVRRLA
- a CDS encoding SDR family NAD(P)-dependent oxidoreductase; translation: MARIFISGSSTGLGLMAGELLAAQGHRVVLHARDGARAAQARAALPQAEAVVEGDLETVAGMRTVAARVNDLGQVDAVIHNAAVGYREDHHLTADGLPHVFAVNTLSAYVLTALIDKPARLVYLSSGMHHHADAHLDDILWQKRRWNGSNAYAESKLHDAMLAFAIARRWPGVLSNALEPGWVPTRMGGPGAPDDMDQAHRTQAWLAVSDDPAARVTGRYFYHLKPMRPNPQVQDAALQDRLIAICVACSGIVLPD